Proteins encoded together in one Diabrotica undecimpunctata isolate CICGRU chromosome 3, icDiaUnde3, whole genome shotgun sequence window:
- the LOC140436011 gene encoding uncharacterized protein, translating into MEQILEKLEKIDERNVRIESKIDKMQVDLDKLNKENEQLKADNKAMRTKITEQEVRIEILERQARRKNIVIQGVEENQTESEQETINKIKGIMKKIGVQTNLDEELVEMRRIGRQGDPQNVPRPIILEMKKEATRMEILKAAKNLRGTKIYINEDFPKKILQERKHLLQLMKMVRQEGHTAALKYNKLWINGEPFSLEQLEGIDVNYWKKPEEKKGNARTINDRSPISDNIDPRGKLMKMASKN; encoded by the coding sequence ATGGAGCAGATACTagaaaaattagagaaaatcGACGAAAGAAATGTAAGAATCGAAAGCAAAATAGATAAAATGCAAGTAGACCtggataaattaaataaagaaaacgaACAGTTGAAGGCAGATAACAAAGCAATGAGAACTAAAATCACAGAACAAGAAGTTAGAATCGAAATACTGGAAAGACAAGCTAGAAGAAAAAACATAGTAATACAGGGGGTCGAAGAAAACCAAACAGAAAGCGAACAAGAGACGATAAATAAGATAAAGGGGATAATGAAAAAAATCGGCGTACAAACAAACCTAGATGAAGAACTGGTAGAGATGAGAAGAATAGGCAGACAAGGTGATCCCCAAAATGTACCCAGACCCAtcatattagaaatgaaaaaggaAGCTACGAGAATGGAAATTCTGAAGGCTGCTAAAAACCTAAGAGGaactaaaatatatatcaatGAGGACTTCCCGAAGAAAATACTACAAGAAAGGAAGCATCTTCTTCAGCTCATGAAAATGGTACGCCAGGAAGGACACACAGCcgcattaaaatacaacaaattatggATAAATGGTGAACCGTTCTCACTGGAGCAACTAGAAGGCATAGATGTAAATTATTGGAAGAAACCTGAAGAGAAGAAGGGTAACGCTAGGACAATAAACGACAGATCTCCCATATCTGATAATATAGATCCAAGAGGAAAATTGATGAAAATGGCGTCAAAAAACtga